The Thermodesulfobacteriota bacterium genomic interval TCTTTGAATACGCCTCCTCAATGAAGGCCGCCGAAAGGGTGGAGACCTCGTCGTACGTTTCCTGGAGCCTCGATACTATGCCGTCGAGCTCTGCGGCCTCGATGGCCGAGGCCGGAAGAACCTGGAAAAAAATAGTCATGAGCAAAAAAATCGTACCCGGTCCCCCTGTCCGTTGCCTCACGCTCATCCTCCCTCCTGCCTCCTAAGGACCTCTCTGGGACGGCTGCCCTGCGCCGGACCCACGACACCCTCGCTCTCCATCCTCTCCATTATCCGCGCCGCGGTGTTATATCCTATCCTGAGCCTCCGCTGTATGTAGGAGGTGGATATCATCTCCATCTTCCTGGCCATCTCCACGGTCTCCTTGTACCTGCCCATGAACTCCGCGCCGAGCTCTTCCTCGTCCGCGCCCGCGATCTCGACCTTCGCCTCGACCATCTTCTTGTCGTAAGAGGGTTTTGCCTGCTTCCTCAAAAACCGCGTGACCTTCTTTATCTCCTCTTCGGAGACGAATGCGCCGTGGACCCTCCGGAGCTTGGTGGAGCCGGGCGGCAGGAAGAGCATGTCGCCCTCGCCGAGCAGCGTCTCCGCCCCCATCGAGTCCAGTATGGTGCGCGAGTCGGTCCTGGAGGGTACCTGGAAGGAAACGCGTGCGGGGAAGTTCGTCTTTATAAGACCCGTCAGGACGTCCACCGACGGGCGCTGGGTGGCGAGGATCAGGTGTATGCCCGCGGCCCGCGCCATCTGCGAGAGCCTGACGAGCGACTCCTCCACGTCCTTGCCCGAGGCCATCATCAGATCCGCTAGCTCGTCTATCACTATCACTATATAAGGGAGCTTCCTGTGTTCGCCCTCTCCCCCCTCTCCCCCCCCGCCATCTCCACCCTCCGCACCCTCCGAATTTGGCGCCTTCTCCTCTTCGTCCCCGGAGCTTTCTTCGAGTATCCGGTTATAGCCGTCTATGTTCTTCGCGCCCTTCTCGGCCATGAGCCTGTAGCGTTTGCTCATCTCGGACACCATCCCACGGAGCATGACGGTGGCGCGCTTCGCCTCGGTCACGACCGGGGTCAGGAGGTGCGGTATGCCCTCGTAGGCCGAGAGCTCGAGCATCTTCGGGTCTATCATGAGGAACCTTACATCCTCGGGCGTGGACTTGAAGAGTATGCTCAGTATCATCGCGTTAACGAAGACACTCTTACCGGCCCCGGTGGAGCCCGCCACGAGCAGGTGCGGCATCTTCGCCAGGTCGGCCACGAACGGGTCCCCGGCTATATCCTTTCCGAACGGGAGGCTCAGCTTCGACCGGCTTTTTGAAAACGCGGGGCTTTCGAGCATCTCGCGCAGCAGTATCCTCTCCTTCGTAAGGTTCGGTATCTCTATACCCACGACGGCCTTCCCGGGTATGGGCGCCAGTATCCTTATGGACTCGGCCCTCATGGCCAGGGCCAGGTCGTCGGAGAGGTTTATAATCTTATTGACTTTTACGCCTGGCGCCGGCTCGAACTCGTACATGGTCACCACCGGTCCGGACCTTACCTCCACCACATGGCCTTCCACGTCGAAATCGGCGAGCTTCTTCTCGAGTATCCTGGAGTTGGTAAGGAGGGCCTCCTTGTCCACCCCCTCGGCCCTTTCCGGCAACTGGTCGAGGAAGGAGACCTGCGGGAGCTTGAAGGTCCCGCCGGGGCTCGAGAACTCGAACCGCTCCTGGACGGGCTCCGGGGATTTTTTCTTCTTGGGCGCGGCCGGGGTAACAATGGTGGGCTTCGTGCGGCGCGGGGTTTTTTCCTTCACTATATTCTCTTCGCGGCGGGCATCCCTCGCGGTCTCCCGCCTCTCCTTTATGGCGCCCACCCCGTTGCTTACGGCACCGGCGCTCTTGCCTGCCAC includes:
- a CDS encoding DNA translocase FtsK 4TM domain-containing protein, producing MAKAREKKSGEKGRVGKEITGIVFAALAFLFGASLVLYHMGSSHWVGSLGKNVAVVLRVAMGYSAYVFPVIFIVLAYEFAVRDGLKLRLSIPVSLVLFIIACSGLLSLLSGDDKAGGIVGAFATQPVEVYLGPAGTFIVLVAVFLISLRVGTGISLISLAKSVFSATAVVAGKSAGAVSNGVGAIKERRETARDARREENIVKEKTPRRTKPTIVTPAAPKKKKSPEPVQERFEFSSPGGTFKLPQVSFLDQLPERAEGVDKEALLTNSRILEKKLADFDVEGHVVEVRSGPVVTMYEFEPAPGVKVNKIINLSDDLALAMRAESIRILAPIPGKAVVGIEIPNLTKERILLREMLESPAFSKSRSKLSLPFGKDIAGDPFVADLAKMPHLLVAGSTGAGKSVFVNAMILSILFKSTPEDVRFLMIDPKMLELSAYEGIPHLLTPVVTEAKRATVMLRGMVSEMSKRYRLMAEKGAKNIDGYNRILEESSGDEEEKAPNSEGAEGGDGGGGEGGEGEHRKLPYIVIVIDELADLMMASGKDVEESLVRLSQMARAAGIHLILATQRPSVDVLTGLIKTNFPARVSFQVPSRTDSRTILDSMGAETLLGEGDMLFLPPGSTKLRRVHGAFVSEEEIKKVTRFLRKQAKPSYDKKMVEAKVEIAGADEEELGAEFMGRYKETVEMARKMEMISTSYIQRRLRIGYNTAARIMERMESEGVVGPAQGSRPREVLRRQEGG